A region from the Sandaracinus amylolyticus genome encodes:
- a CDS encoding sigma 54-interacting transcriptional regulator, whose translation MSGKVLVLDDDPDACGLMEAALSGRGYTVRAETRARDALDKVGAEDFDVVLTDLQLDDMDGLAVCERILGVRPDLPVIVVTGHASLEAAIAAMRAGAHDFVTKPIDLELLGITVDRAVQHHKLRAEVKRLRDEVDEARGFEKLLGQSTAMKRVFDVITRVALTDATVLVTGESGTGKELVARAIHERSNRREGPFVAINCAAVPATLLESELFGHARGAFTDAKAARKGLFLEADSGTLFLDEIGEMPLEMQVKLLRALQERTVRAVGGNTETPFNARVIAATNRDLETEVHEKRFREDLYYRINVVTVHVPPLREREGDVPLLAQRFLERFAARHGKHVVGISAPAAAKLVAYHWPGNVRELENSVERAVALTQFDHINVEDLPERIRAHRPDTMVMMPETAEELVTVEELERRYLLHVLKVVNGNKSRAARILGYDRRTLYRKLERMEAEGQTTGVRRQSSPPDDRGGGITPPGRDRDYDDRDVGMPEREPPSQPAWARPPSSPGTYVPPSSPGTYVPPSSASSYGGAPSSGNGHGGNGNGHSHVDDAARASVLLVDDDADARDLLEMLLAREGFSVRTAGSVKEALEMGDVDVVVTDLALPDGSGEDVAQGLAGTPAIALTSRDQRANGEVFNASLARPVPPDRLAAEIRKLLDVSPG comes from the coding sequence CGGCAAGGTCCTGGTCCTGGACGACGACCCCGATGCCTGCGGCCTGATGGAGGCTGCGCTCTCGGGTCGTGGGTACACGGTGCGCGCGGAGACGCGAGCACGCGATGCGCTGGACAAGGTGGGCGCCGAAGATTTCGACGTCGTCCTCACCGACCTCCAGCTCGACGACATGGACGGCTTGGCGGTCTGCGAGCGCATCCTCGGCGTTCGCCCGGACCTCCCCGTCATCGTCGTCACCGGTCATGCCAGCCTCGAGGCGGCGATCGCGGCGATGCGCGCAGGGGCGCACGACTTCGTCACGAAGCCGATCGACCTCGAGCTGCTCGGCATCACCGTCGACCGCGCGGTGCAGCACCACAAGCTGCGCGCGGAGGTGAAGCGCCTGCGCGACGAGGTCGACGAGGCGCGCGGCTTCGAGAAGCTGCTGGGCCAGTCGACCGCGATGAAGCGCGTGTTCGACGTCATCACGCGCGTCGCGCTCACCGACGCGACCGTGCTGGTGACCGGCGAGAGCGGCACCGGCAAGGAGCTCGTGGCGCGCGCGATCCACGAGCGCAGCAATCGTCGCGAAGGACCCTTCGTCGCGATCAACTGCGCTGCGGTCCCCGCGACGCTGCTCGAGAGCGAGCTCTTCGGTCACGCGCGCGGCGCGTTCACCGACGCGAAGGCGGCGCGCAAGGGCCTCTTCCTCGAGGCCGACAGCGGCACGCTGTTCCTCGACGAGATCGGCGAGATGCCGCTCGAGATGCAGGTGAAGCTGCTGCGCGCGCTGCAGGAGCGCACCGTGCGCGCGGTCGGCGGCAACACCGAGACGCCGTTCAACGCGCGCGTCATCGCGGCGACCAACCGCGACCTCGAGACCGAGGTGCACGAGAAGCGGTTCCGCGAGGACCTCTACTACCGCATCAACGTCGTGACGGTGCACGTGCCGCCGCTGCGCGAGCGCGAAGGCGACGTGCCGCTCCTGGCGCAGCGCTTCCTCGAGCGCTTCGCGGCGCGACACGGCAAGCACGTCGTCGGCATCAGCGCGCCCGCGGCCGCGAAGCTCGTCGCCTACCACTGGCCGGGCAACGTGCGCGAGCTCGAGAACTCGGTGGAGCGCGCGGTCGCGCTGACCCAGTTCGATCACATCAACGTGGAGGACCTGCCCGAGCGCATCCGCGCGCACCGGCCCGACACGATGGTGATGATGCCGGAGACGGCGGAGGAGCTGGTCACGGTCGAGGAGCTCGAGCGGCGCTACCTGCTGCACGTGCTCAAGGTCGTGAACGGCAACAAGTCGCGCGCGGCGCGCATCCTCGGCTACGACCGGCGCACGCTCTACCGCAAGCTCGAGCGCATGGAGGCCGAGGGCCAGACGACGGGCGTGCGCCGTCAGAGCTCGCCGCCCGACGATCGCGGCGGCGGGATCACGCCGCCGGGCCGCGACCGCGACTACGACGATCGCGACGTCGGCATGCCCGAGCGCGAGCCTCCGAGCCAGCCCGCGTGGGCCCGTCCGCCCTCGTCGCCCGGCACCTACGTGCCGCCCTCGTCGCCCGGCACCTACGTGCCGCCGTCGAGCGCGAGCTCGTACGGTGGCGCGCCGAGCAGCGGCAACGGCCACGGCGGCAACGGCAACGGGCACTCGCACGTCGACGACGCGGCGCGCGCGAGCGTGCTCCTCGTCGACGACGACGCGGACGCGCGCGACCTCCTCGAGATGCTGCTGGCGCGCGAGGGCTTCTCGGTGCGCACGGCGGGCTCGGTGAAGGAAGCGCTCGAGATGGGCGACGTCGACGTGGTCGTCACCGACCTCGCGCTGCCCGACGGATCGGGCGAGGACGTCGCGCAGGGCCTCGCGGGCACTCCGGCGATCGCGCTCACGAGCCGTGACCAGCGCGCGAACGGCGAGGTCTTCAACGCGAGCCTCGCGCGCCCGGTGCCGCCCGATCGGCTCGCGGCGGAGATCCGGAAGCTGCTCGACGTCTCTCCGGGCTGA
- a CDS encoding VOC family protein, translated as MSQTSQTPPPLSPYLTVDDAKAAIEFYVRAFGATELGRQATPDGSKLIHAALVLPNGGHVMLSDDFPEMNGGASKTPKALGGTPVAIHLDLPDVKATWARAVEAGAQVKMPLALQFWGDEFGVLEDPFGHRWSLATRAKVATKDELDAGAQKHFGRK; from the coding sequence ATGTCCCAGACGAGCCAGACGCCGCCCCCGCTCTCGCCGTATCTCACCGTCGACGACGCGAAGGCCGCGATCGAGTTCTACGTGCGCGCGTTCGGCGCGACGGAGCTCGGGCGCCAGGCGACGCCCGACGGCAGCAAGCTGATCCACGCGGCGCTCGTGCTGCCGAACGGCGGGCACGTGATGCTCTCGGACGACTTCCCCGAGATGAACGGCGGCGCGTCGAAGACGCCGAAGGCGCTCGGCGGCACGCCGGTCGCGATCCACCTCGATCTGCCCGACGTGAAGGCGACGTGGGCGCGCGCGGTGGAGGCCGGCGCGCAGGTGAAGATGCCGCTCGCGCTGCAGTTCTGGGGCGACGAGTTCGGCGTGCTCGAGGACCCGTTCGGGCACCGCTGGTCGCTCGCGACGCGCGCGAAGGTCGCGACGAAGGACGAGCTCGACGCGGGCGCGCAGAAGCACTTCGGGCGCAAGTGA
- a CDS encoding ArsR/SmtB family transcription factor, translating into MSDPFRAIADPTRRAILDVLAEGERSVSELCACFDVSQPAISQHLAVLRDAGLVVVRAEGRQRIYALHADPLREVHDWSSHYERFWSTKLDALGAVLAREARKPKITKKKDDR; encoded by the coding sequence GTGAGCGATCCGTTTCGCGCGATCGCGGACCCGACGCGCCGCGCGATCCTCGACGTGCTCGCCGAAGGCGAGCGCTCGGTCAGCGAGCTCTGCGCGTGCTTCGACGTGAGCCAGCCCGCGATCTCGCAGCACCTCGCCGTGCTGCGGGACGCGGGGCTCGTCGTGGTGCGCGCCGAAGGACGACAGCGCATCTACGCGCTCCACGCCGATCCGCTGCGCGAGGTGCACGACTGGTCGTCGCACTACGAGCGCTTCTGGAGCACGAAGCTCGACGCGCTCGGCGCGGTGCTCGCGCGCGAGGCCCGCAAGCCGAAGATCACGAAGAAGAAGGACGATCGATGA
- a CDS encoding SRPBCC family protein produces MKRDIHIERTYPHPPELVWRALTDPALIAEWLMPNDFRAQVGHRFTMRTDPAPGFDGIVNCEVLELSPPRRMRWSWKGGPIDTVVTFELEPAIVFARPATTLKVAQTAFEGLDAVLVSFVLGAGNRAVYGRHLPYVLDRIATGEKVENVRQACANERGRWWWISRAIAPVVGRRRKSA; encoded by the coding sequence ATGAAGCGAGACATCCACATCGAGCGCACGTACCCGCATCCGCCCGAGCTCGTGTGGCGCGCGCTGACCGACCCTGCGCTGATCGCGGAGTGGCTCATGCCGAACGACTTCCGCGCGCAGGTCGGTCATCGCTTCACGATGCGCACCGATCCCGCGCCCGGCTTCGACGGGATCGTGAACTGCGAGGTGCTCGAGCTCAGCCCGCCGCGGCGGATGCGCTGGTCGTGGAAGGGCGGGCCGATCGACACGGTGGTCACGTTCGAGCTCGAGCCGGCGATCGTCTTCGCGCGGCCTGCGACGACGCTGAAGGTCGCGCAGACCGCGTTCGAGGGGCTCGACGCGGTGCTCGTGTCGTTCGTGCTGGGCGCCGGCAACCGCGCGGTGTACGGGCGTCACCTGCCGTACGTGCTCGATCGGATCGCGACCGGTGAGAAGGTCGAGAACGTGCGCCAGGCGTGCGCGAACGAGCGCGGGCGCTGGTGGTGGATCTCGCGCGCGATCGCGCCGGTGGTGGGACGGCGACGCAAGAGCGCGTGA
- a CDS encoding general stress protein, with the protein MRTKVVSGVFSTRREAQHAVDRLVDAGFRREDVSVLMSDVTRARELDGAPPIITPPSNRAAEGATAGGTIGGTLGAVVGGLAAVGSIAIPGIGMVAAGPMVAALAGAGAGGAAGGLIGALVGLGVSENEATDIRDRIREGRIVVTVECARDRAARAIAILRGEGSIEITAV; encoded by the coding sequence ATGCGGACGAAGGTGGTCAGCGGAGTGTTCTCGACGCGTCGCGAAGCGCAGCACGCGGTGGATCGCCTCGTCGACGCGGGCTTCCGTCGCGAGGACGTGAGCGTGCTGATGTCCGACGTGACGCGTGCGCGCGAGCTCGACGGCGCACCTCCGATCATCACGCCTCCCAGCAACCGCGCGGCCGAAGGCGCGACCGCGGGCGGCACCATCGGCGGCACGCTGGGCGCGGTCGTCGGCGGGCTCGCGGCCGTCGGATCGATCGCGATCCCCGGCATCGGCATGGTCGCGGCGGGCCCGATGGTCGCCGCGCTCGCGGGCGCCGGCGCGGGCGGCGCGGCGGGCGGGCTGATCGGCGCGCTCGTGGGCCTCGGCGTGTCGGAGAACGAAGCGACGGACATCCGCGATCGCATCCGCGAGGGGCGCATCGTCGTGACCGTGGAGTGCGCGCGCGATCGCGCTGCGCGCGCGATCGCGATCCTGCGCGGCGAGGGCAGCATCGAGATCACCGCGGTGTGA